The following are from one region of the Girardinichthys multiradiatus isolate DD_20200921_A chromosome 9, DD_fGirMul_XY1, whole genome shotgun sequence genome:
- the gfi1ab gene encoding growth factor independent 1A transcription repressor b: MPRSFLVKSKKAHSYHQPRTLEDDYSKLDTILAHICSDTDKLPEEEVDLSADRYGLSPDSHPGDAADFSPSSPLSSADSLCPRSPDYDDFWRPPSPSASPVDSEELLSPLVDESQPFTVPFRPYAWSGYPVPELELQRPLAQQSLHRGLEVDTSPAMMALYADRSGQPAVFAERALAGKPYGDYKRHAAALLFPEAGLHRKTPDGKARPDLLCPSLILNGAYKCIKCGKVFSTPHGLEVHVRRSHSGTRPFACEICGKTFGHAVSLEQHKAVHSQERSFDCKICGKSFKRSSTLSTHLLIHSDTRPYPCQYCGKRFHQKSDMKKHTFIHTGEKPHKCQVCGKAFSQSSNLITHSRKHTGYKPFGCDLCGKGFQRKVDLRRHTEMLHGLK, from the exons ATGCCTCGCTCCTTCCTGGTGAAGAGTAAGAAGGCGCACAGCTACCACCAGCCACGGACTTTAGAAGATGATTACAGCAAGTTGGACACTATACTGGCGCACATATGCTCAG ATACGGATAAGCTCCCGGAAGAGGAGGTCGACCTATCGGCGGACAGGTACGGCCTCTCTCCGGACTCCCACCCGGGCGACGCTGCTGACTTCTCCCCCAGCTCTCCGCTGAGCAGCGCCGACAGTTTGTGCCCTCGCTCCCCGGACTACGATGACTTCTGGCGGCCTCCGTCCCCATCTGCGTCGCCTG TTGACTCTGAGGAGTTGCTGTCTCCTTTGGTGGATGAATCGCAGCCCTTCACCGTTCCTTTCCGGCCGTATGCCTGGAGCGGCTACCCGGTGCCGGAGCTGGAGCTGCAGAGGCCCCTGGCGCAGCAGAGCCTCCATCGCGGCCTAGAGGTGGACACAAGCCCGGCAATGATGGCGCTCTACGCGGACAGAAGCGGCCAGCCGGCAGTGTTTGCAGAGCGGGCTCTAGCAGGGAAACCTTACGGAGACTACAAGAGGCACGCTGCCGCTTTGCTCTTCCCAGAGGCGGGCCTACACCGGAAGACGCCGGATGGGAAGGCCCGGCCTGACCTGCTCTGTCCCAGCCTCATACTCAACGGGGCTTACAAGTGTATCAAGTGCGGTAAG GTTTTTTCAACCCCGCACGGGTTGGAGGTCCACGTCCGCAGATCGCACAGCGGCACGAGGCCTTTCGCGTGCGAAATTTGCGGCAAAACGTTCGGCCACGCCGTGAGTCTGGAGCAACACAAAGCCGTGCACTCTCAG GAGAGAAGCTTCGACTGCAAAATTTGCGGCAAAAGTTTTAAGCGCTCCTCCACGCTATCCACGCATCTGCTCATCCACTCGGATACTCGGCCCTACCCGTGCCAGTACTGCGGGAAGAGGTTCCACCAGAAGTCCGACATGAAGAAACACACCTTCATCCACACAG GCGAGAAGCCACACAAATGCCAGGTTTGCGGGAAGGCGTTCAGCCAGAGCTCCAACCTGATCACGCATAGCAGGAAGCACACCGGATATAAACCGTTCGGCTGCGACCTGTGCGGGAAAGGCTTCCAGAGGAAGGTGGACCTGAGGAGACACACAGAGATGCTGCACGGACTGAAATGA